Proteins encoded within one genomic window of Brachybacterium avium:
- a CDS encoding sensor histidine kinase — translation MTPPAASTAPPSRGDRSRIQDLGGAVLAGGETEDLLDLLLHSARRDLDARNALLVMPLTPDRWGVEMVDGPDSAELLGSEIPPGTATGLALHRADSDALETIGDLELGDRPCRALLGVIDAAEHGRGMLAVLRAADSAPYSAADRERLDGLAGLIALTLRAPSLGASAEIDDERSRIARDLHDLAIQELFAVGMELEAMVNSLEAPGMTPSNARIRSSVATSVQGVENAVAQIRLIVQSLRRERSAATLTERLRHEVGLATAGLGFVPSMRLPPHPAEMDAELPPEIAEDVVAVVRECLANAARHAHATAVAVSVSVFSEGVDRVVQVNVSDNGRGIDPSVQRRSGLANISSRARRHYGWVDALNLEPGTMVSWRVTLPVS, via the coding sequence ATGACCCCTCCCGCTGCGTCGACCGCTCCGCCTTCCCGTGGCGACCGCTCCAGGATCCAGGACCTCGGCGGGGCCGTCCTCGCCGGCGGCGAGACCGAGGACCTGCTGGACCTGCTGCTCCACTCGGCCCGCCGGGACCTCGATGCCCGCAATGCGCTGCTGGTGATGCCGCTGACGCCTGACCGCTGGGGGGTGGAGATGGTCGACGGGCCGGACTCCGCCGAGCTGCTGGGCTCCGAGATCCCGCCCGGAACCGCCACCGGCCTCGCCCTGCACCGGGCCGATTCCGACGCGCTCGAGACCATCGGGGACCTCGAGCTCGGGGACCGACCCTGCCGCGCGCTGCTGGGCGTGATCGACGCTGCCGAGCACGGGCGGGGGATGCTCGCGGTGCTGCGTGCTGCGGATTCCGCCCCGTACTCCGCGGCGGACCGCGAGCGGCTCGATGGGCTGGCCGGACTGATCGCGCTCACGCTGCGTGCCCCGTCGCTGGGAGCCAGCGCCGAGATCGACGACGAGCGCAGCCGCATCGCCAGAGATCTGCACGACCTCGCGATCCAGGAGCTGTTCGCCGTCGGGATGGAGCTGGAGGCGATGGTGAACTCGCTCGAGGCACCGGGCATGACCCCCTCGAACGCCCGGATCCGCAGCTCGGTCGCGACCTCCGTGCAGGGGGTCGAGAACGCGGTCGCCCAGATCAGGCTGATCGTGCAGTCGCTGCGCCGGGAGCGCTCCGCCGCGACGCTCACCGAGCGGCTGCGGCATGAGGTGGGGCTCGCCACGGCCGGGCTCGGCTTCGTCCCTTCGATGCGGCTGCCCCCGCATCCGGCGGAGATGGACGCCGAGCTGCCGCCCGAGATCGCAGAGGACGTGGTCGCCGTGGTGCGGGAGTGCCTGGCCAACGCCGCGCGCCATGCGCATGCCACCGCAGTGGCGGTGTCGGTGAGCGTCTTCTCCGAGGGGGTGGACCGCGTGGTGCAGGTCAACGTCTCCGACAACGGCCGCGGGATCGACCCCTCAGTGCAGCGCCGCAGCGGGCTGGCGAACATCTCCTCACGGGCCCGTCGCCATTACGGCTGGGTGGATGCGCTCAATCTCGAGCCCGGCACCATGGTCTCCTGGCGGGTGACCCTGCCGGTCAGCTGA
- a CDS encoding response regulator transcription factor, with translation MTATEQAGPVRVMLVDDHEVVRRGIVTVIDASQSLRVIGEASSVAEANRRLPAIRPEVLVVDLQLPDGTGIEVMKTARELDPEQKMLVLTSFDDDAALRESKAAGASGLMLKSARSQEIVEAIKAVHSGKTVWPADHAEEGPDLSESDQRIVELIGDGHSNREIAEALGIAEKTVKNRVTVILQAFDMQRRTQVAALVAARRRAGWKPLS, from the coding sequence GTGACAGCGACCGAACAGGCCGGCCCGGTCCGCGTGATGCTGGTGGACGACCATGAGGTGGTCCGCCGCGGCATCGTCACCGTGATCGATGCCAGTCAATCGCTGCGGGTGATCGGGGAGGCCTCCTCGGTGGCCGAGGCGAACCGTCGCCTGCCGGCGATCCGCCCCGAGGTGCTGGTGGTGGACCTCCAGCTGCCCGACGGCACCGGCATCGAGGTGATGAAGACGGCGCGTGAGCTCGATCCCGAGCAGAAAATGCTGGTGCTGACCAGTTTCGACGACGATGCCGCGCTGCGCGAGTCCAAGGCTGCCGGCGCCTCCGGGCTGATGCTGAAATCGGCCCGGTCGCAGGAGATCGTCGAGGCGATCAAGGCTGTCCACAGCGGGAAGACTGTCTGGCCAGCTGACCATGCCGAGGAGGGGCCGGACCTCTCCGAGAGCGATCAGCGGATCGTGGAGCTGATCGGCGACGGGCACTCCAACCGGGAGATCGCCGAGGCGCTCGGCATCGCGGAGAAGACCGTGAAGAACCGCGTCACGGTCATCCTGCAGGCCTTCGACATGCAGCGTCGTACCCAGGTGGCGGCGCTGGTCGCCGCCCGCCGACGGGCCGGCTGGAAGCCGCTCAGCTGA
- the mutM gene encoding bifunctional DNA-formamidopyrimidine glycosylase/DNA-(apurinic or apyrimidinic site) lyase has protein sequence MPELPEVEVVRRGLAPRTVGRTVTGIELLDARIIRRQHGGIDRLRAALQEVTLTAVVRRGKFLWWRLADADGADTGEALMGHLGMSGQLRIATGDGTAFTPAAPSQGPASDPLRHRRLSLHLDDGARVDLIDQRLFGGLWTSALVEAPDGALAAMGSPDALLPTDAAHVARDLLDPAADLPAIARALRTRRSGVKTLLLNQQLVSGIGNIYADEALWTARTRFDTPGSALSQRRALAILRAAREVMERALEVGGTSFDALYVNVDGRSGYFARSLNAYGREGQPCPRCDRLLRRVIYQGRSSHFCPRCQRRTM, from the coding sequence ATGCCCGAACTGCCCGAGGTCGAGGTCGTCCGCCGGGGCCTCGCGCCCCGCACCGTCGGCCGCACCGTGACGGGCATCGAGCTGCTCGATGCCCGCATCATCCGTCGCCAGCACGGGGGCATCGACCGCCTGCGCGCCGCGCTGCAGGAGGTGACCCTCACCGCCGTGGTGCGGCGCGGGAAGTTCCTGTGGTGGCGGCTCGCCGACGCGGACGGGGCCGACACCGGCGAGGCGCTGATGGGCCACCTGGGGATGAGCGGGCAGCTGCGGATCGCGACCGGCGACGGGACCGCGTTCACCCCGGCTGCTCCGTCGCAGGGGCCCGCCTCGGATCCGCTGCGGCACCGTCGCCTCTCCCTGCACCTCGATGACGGGGCCCGGGTGGACCTCATCGACCAGCGCCTCTTCGGCGGGCTGTGGACCAGTGCGCTGGTCGAGGCGCCCGATGGGGCGCTCGCCGCGATGGGGAGCCCCGACGCCCTGCTCCCGACCGATGCGGCCCATGTGGCCCGTGACCTGCTCGATCCGGCCGCGGATCTCCCCGCTATCGCCCGTGCCCTGCGCACCCGGCGCAGCGGCGTGAAGACCCTGCTGCTGAACCAGCAGCTGGTCTCCGGGATCGGGAACATCTACGCCGATGAGGCGCTGTGGACGGCGCGCACCCGCTTCGACACCCCCGGCAGCGCGCTCAGCCAGCGCCGGGCGCTCGCGATCCTCCGCGCCGCCCGCGAGGTGATGGAGCGGGCACTGGAGGTGGGTGGCACCAGCTTCGACGCGCTCTACGTGAACGTCGACGGGCGCAGCGGGTACTTCGCCCGTTCGCTGAATGCCTACGGGCGTGAGGGACAGCCGTGCCCACGGTGCGATAGATTGCTGCGACGAGTGATCTACCAGGGGCGGAGCAGTCACTTCTGCCCCCGATGCCAGCGCAGGACGATGTGA
- the rnc gene encoding ribonuclease III: MARRRRATEAAAPQGLLDRLPLDAGQGADLRESGLLELALTHRSFSYEHDSLPHNERLEFLGDAVLQLAVTEHLYATHPTLPEGDLARRRAATVSTRALAVIASKLDLGAYVRLGRGEDLTGGRAKSSILADTTEAVIGAVHLALGQDVSRRFVLDLLRPLLDSDEFLETGYDFKSRLQEIAAAEGSGVSYALTEAGLEHKKTFTATVTVPGIVTASGDGASKKDAELAAAQNAVRGILAERGEPLIPRG, encoded by the coding sequence ATGGCGCGCAGGCGCCGCGCCACCGAGGCCGCCGCCCCGCAGGGCCTGCTGGACCGGCTCCCGCTGGATGCCGGTCAGGGGGCAGACCTGCGCGAGTCCGGGCTGCTCGAGCTGGCGCTGACCCACCGCTCCTTCTCCTACGAGCACGACTCGCTGCCCCATAACGAGCGGCTCGAGTTCCTGGGCGATGCCGTGCTGCAGCTGGCCGTCACCGAACACCTCTACGCGACCCATCCCACGCTGCCCGAGGGTGACCTCGCCCGCCGCCGCGCTGCGACCGTGAGCACCCGGGCGCTCGCCGTGATCGCCTCCAAGCTCGACCTCGGCGCCTACGTGAGACTGGGCCGCGGCGAGGACCTCACCGGCGGCCGGGCGAAGTCCTCGATCCTCGCCGACACCACCGAGGCCGTGATCGGCGCGGTCCACCTCGCGCTCGGCCAGGATGTCTCCCGCCGCTTCGTGCTCGATCTGCTGCGGCCACTGCTGGACTCCGACGAGTTCCTCGAGACCGGCTACGACTTCAAGTCGCGCCTGCAGGAGATCGCTGCCGCGGAGGGCTCGGGCGTCAGCTATGCGCTCACCGAGGCGGGCCTCGAGCACAAGAAGACCTTCACGGCCACCGTCACGGTGCCGGGCATCGTCACTGCCAGCGGCGACGGGGCCTCGAAGAAGGACGCCGAGCTCGCCGCCGCCCAGAACGCGGTGCGCGGCATCCTCGCCGAGCGGGGCGAGCCCCTGATCCCGCGGGGCTGA
- a CDS encoding YceD family protein — MSSENTPTTTLDTVLRFDAVDLVGRTGSHRRIERTVPAPPREAGGVAMQVPEGEDIAVEAELESVVEGIYAHGTVTAHLAGECSRCLDPVEQDVAVRLDELFMFPEKVKADEKEDTTLLEADEVNLGPLVRDALAMEADERPLCREDCPGLCSQCGFRMEDDPDHHHDIIDPRFAALQGLLEDPADTQQGEEA, encoded by the coding sequence ATGTCTTCCGAGAACACCCCGACCACGACGCTCGATACCGTCCTGCGGTTCGACGCGGTCGACCTCGTCGGCCGCACCGGCTCCCACCGCCGCATCGAGCGGACCGTCCCCGCCCCGCCCCGGGAGGCGGGCGGCGTCGCGATGCAGGTCCCCGAGGGCGAGGACATCGCCGTCGAGGCCGAGCTCGAGTCCGTGGTCGAAGGGATCTACGCCCACGGCACCGTCACCGCGCACCTTGCGGGCGAGTGCTCCCGCTGCCTGGACCCCGTCGAGCAGGACGTCGCCGTGCGCCTCGACGAGCTGTTCATGTTCCCCGAGAAGGTCAAGGCCGACGAGAAGGAGGACACCACCCTCCTCGAGGCCGACGAGGTCAACCTCGGCCCGCTGGTGCGCGATGCCCTCGCGATGGAGGCCGATGAGCGCCCCCTGTGCCGCGAGGACTGCCCGGGCCTGTGCAGCCAGTGCGGATTCCGCATGGAGGACGATCCCGACCACCACCACGACATCATCGACCCCCGCTTCGCCGCACTGCAGGGGCTGCTCGAGGATCCGGCCGACACCCAGCAGGGCGAGGAGGCCTGA
- the coaD gene encoding pantetheine-phosphate adenylyltransferase produces MSTVVLPGSFDPFTLGHLDLTRRAAALGHRVIIAVSHNPSKRGLLDLEARTTSITRTLAQEDLSGTVEVRTLPKGLLVDFCREVGAQAVVRGLRSQLDLAYEEPMARMNHHLADVDTVFLLTDSAWSHISSSLVREVHALGGDVSDMLPGPSLDALRTAAAVS; encoded by the coding sequence ATGAGCACCGTCGTCCTGCCCGGCTCGTTCGACCCTTTTACCCTGGGGCACCTCGACCTCACTCGTCGGGCCGCCGCGCTCGGTCACCGGGTGATCATCGCGGTCTCCCACAACCCCTCCAAGCGGGGGCTGCTGGACCTCGAGGCGCGCACCACCTCGATCACCCGGACCCTCGCGCAGGAGGACCTCTCCGGTACGGTCGAGGTGCGCACTCTCCCCAAGGGCCTGCTCGTCGACTTCTGCCGCGAGGTGGGTGCCCAGGCCGTGGTGCGGGGGCTGCGCTCCCAGCTCGATCTCGCCTACGAGGAGCCGATGGCGAGGATGAACCATCACCTTGCCGACGTCGACACCGTCTTCCTGCTCACCGACTCGGCCTGGTCGCATATCTCCTCCTCCCTGGTGAGGGAGGTCCACGCCCTCGGCGGCGACGTCTCCGACATGCTGCCCGGCCCCTCCCTGGATGCGCTGCGCACCGCCGCGGCCGTGTCCTGA
- a CDS encoding DUF3224 domain-containing protein: MMRLSATFTVDLLPGEDLPAADGRYDLSKTWTGDLEGTSSGLMLTSGDPVTGSAGYIALERFEGVLDGRRGTVTFHQLGTMADGQPTLEYVIAPGSGSGELTGLQGTLSIERIDDDGIHHVSLDLV; encoded by the coding sequence ATGATGCGACTCAGCGCGACCTTCACCGTCGACCTCCTCCCCGGCGAGGACCTGCCCGCGGCGGACGGCCGCTACGACCTCAGCAAGACCTGGACCGGCGACCTCGAGGGCACCAGCTCCGGGCTCATGCTCACCTCCGGTGACCCCGTCACGGGCAGCGCCGGATACATCGCGCTCGAGCGGTTCGAGGGGGTGCTCGACGGCCGACGGGGCACAGTCACCTTCCACCAGCTGGGCACCATGGCCGACGGCCAGCCGACGCTGGAATACGTGATCGCCCCGGGCTCAGGCAGCGGAGAGCTCACTGGTCTCCAGGGGACCCTGAGCATCGAGCGGATCGACGACGACGGCATCCACCACGTGAGCCTCGACCTCGTCTGA
- a CDS encoding GNAT family N-acetyltransferase — protein MIPALAELDWPLHTDRLELRPGREEDAAAIWPWYRMPEVQEWTTTLSPTLAEHQEHWVRTLGSAVVGLHEGTVVAVGKVDRQDAWSQTDMKERAAGQQAELGWVLDPTVHGRGLGTEFATALLNLAFDGLGVRRIEAACFAENLASRRVMEKIGLRLEGVFYEDSLHRSGRWLDGMSYALLASEYRGRRA, from the coding sequence ATGATACCCGCACTCGCCGAGCTCGACTGGCCCCTGCACACCGACCGCCTCGAGCTGCGCCCGGGTCGGGAAGAGGATGCCGCGGCCATCTGGCCCTGGTACCGGATGCCCGAGGTCCAGGAATGGACCACCACGCTGAGTCCCACCCTCGCGGAGCACCAGGAGCACTGGGTCCGCACGCTCGGATCCGCCGTCGTCGGCCTGCACGAGGGCACGGTCGTCGCCGTCGGCAAGGTCGACCGGCAGGACGCCTGGTCCCAGACCGACATGAAGGAGCGGGCCGCCGGGCAGCAGGCCGAGCTGGGATGGGTCCTCGATCCCACGGTCCACGGCCGGGGCCTCGGCACCGAGTTCGCCACCGCCCTGCTCAACCTGGCCTTCGACGGGCTGGGCGTGCGCCGCATCGAAGCCGCCTGCTTCGCCGAGAACCTCGCCTCGCGCCGCGTCATGGAGAAGATCGGGCTGCGGCTCGAGGGCGTCTTCTACGAGGACTCCCTGCACCGCAGCGGCCGCTGGCTCGACGGCATGTCCTACGCGCTGCTGGCGAGCGAGTACCGGGGGCGGAGGGCCTGA
- a CDS encoding HNH endonuclease signature motif containing protein — MESLVDRAEVTPRTPESATVLRIFQRRREEHAALFVAEMRDLASLWSEDDEHDEKALHALAAAVGLRTKLTRGEDRLRDAHVALTDLPSCFARVGEGALPVEWFEWLIRSVLRLSPHQRRQVDERVAAWQLESIDVERFYRELHALVVWFGRAAVQETPQEQRSVSLAPSSDGDGTACLMIRGPIPEISAFGQRLDAAARAVQDAQRRALDTGAPIAFDLDGVAAREGRQLSLSALQYAIAVRSQLDTGAVQVPDPAFRLSLVVPVLTLLGRSNAPATLDGTIPIPPRMARELAAKAPTFERVLTDPVTGEYLPSASRTYRPSAAMAENLRLIDPVCAVPGCSRNVMTVGEMDHIEEFDLEAPTHGGPTSIENLHRLCRRHHRMKSAGLLDPVRERETGATRWRLADTAVCDVAANTDLVTRELADRLRAAWQRYGDELEFEAMISTGAFDESRAEDADQAEAYRWGCHLIDYYSRTEYDEADDPGPPPLTPLPGQGPPPY, encoded by the coding sequence GTGGAATCTCTCGTCGACCGTGCCGAGGTCACCCCTCGCACGCCGGAGTCCGCGACTGTGCTGCGCATCTTCCAACGGCGCCGCGAGGAGCACGCCGCCCTCTTCGTGGCGGAGATGCGAGACCTCGCCTCCCTGTGGTCGGAGGACGACGAGCACGATGAGAAGGCGCTCCACGCCCTGGCCGCCGCGGTAGGACTGCGCACCAAGCTCACGCGCGGCGAGGACCGGCTGCGCGACGCCCACGTCGCCCTCACTGACCTGCCCTCCTGCTTCGCGCGGGTGGGAGAGGGGGCCCTGCCCGTCGAATGGTTCGAATGGCTGATCCGCAGCGTGCTGCGCCTGTCACCGCACCAGCGGCGTCAGGTCGACGAGCGGGTCGCCGCATGGCAGCTCGAGTCGATCGACGTCGAGCGCTTCTACCGCGAGCTGCACGCTCTCGTCGTCTGGTTTGGGCGCGCTGCCGTGCAGGAGACCCCGCAGGAGCAGCGCTCGGTGTCCCTCGCGCCGTCCTCCGACGGTGACGGCACCGCCTGCCTCATGATCCGTGGGCCGATCCCCGAGATCTCCGCCTTCGGTCAGCGGCTCGACGCCGCCGCCCGCGCAGTCCAGGATGCCCAGCGCCGCGCCCTCGACACCGGAGCACCGATCGCCTTCGACCTCGATGGGGTGGCCGCTCGGGAAGGACGCCAGCTGTCGCTCTCGGCCCTGCAGTACGCGATCGCGGTCCGCTCGCAGCTCGATACCGGGGCCGTCCAGGTGCCGGACCCCGCTTTCCGACTCTCCCTCGTGGTTCCGGTGCTGACCCTCCTCGGGCGCTCGAACGCGCCTGCGACCCTGGACGGCACGATCCCGATCCCGCCCCGCATGGCGCGCGAGCTGGCCGCCAAGGCGCCGACCTTCGAGCGCGTGCTCACGGATCCCGTCACGGGGGAGTACCTGCCCTCCGCCTCACGCACCTACCGCCCCTCCGCGGCGATGGCCGAGAATCTCCGACTGATCGACCCCGTCTGCGCGGTCCCCGGCTGCAGCCGCAACGTCATGACCGTCGGCGAGATGGACCACATCGAGGAGTTCGATCTCGAGGCCCCCACCCACGGCGGGCCGACCAGCATCGAGAACCTGCATCGCCTGTGTCGCCGCCACCATCGGATGAAGTCAGCAGGCCTGCTCGACCCCGTGCGCGAGCGCGAGACCGGGGCGACCCGCTGGCGGCTCGCCGATACTGCGGTCTGCGACGTCGCGGCGAACACCGACCTGGTCACCCGCGAGCTCGCCGACCGCCTCCGGGCCGCCTGGCAGCGATACGGCGATGAGCTCGAGTTCGAGGCGATGATCAGCACCGGTGCCTTCGACGAGTCGCGGGCCGAGGACGCCGACCAGGCTGAGGCATACCGGTGGGGATGCCACCTGATCGATTACTACTCACGCACCGAGTACGACGAGGCCGACGATCCCGGCCCACCGCCGCTGACACCCCTGCCCGGCCAGGGACCACCGCCATACTGA
- the rsmD gene encoding 16S rRNA (guanine(966)-N(2))-methyltransferase RsmD, whose amino-acid sequence MPRIVAGQLGGRTIPGPPGAGTRPTSDKVREALFNRLEGWGALAGARVLDLYAGTGALAFEALSRGAEHALLVELHGPTARQLRRTAAELGLTDRTEIRSGKAASVSGQLAAQHTADPAVPSADLVFLDPPYDVPTEALEQMLITLHPALADDALIVVERSSRTRPLEWPQGWADDGTKPYGETVLQFGGPA is encoded by the coding sequence ATGCCGCGCATCGTCGCAGGCCAACTCGGGGGCCGCACTATCCCCGGGCCGCCCGGCGCGGGCACCCGCCCCACCTCGGACAAGGTCCGCGAGGCCCTGTTCAACCGTCTCGAGGGCTGGGGCGCCCTTGCCGGCGCCCGGGTGCTCGACCTCTATGCGGGCACCGGCGCGCTCGCCTTCGAGGCGCTCTCCCGCGGCGCCGAGCACGCCCTGCTGGTCGAGCTGCACGGCCCGACCGCCAGGCAGCTGCGCCGCACCGCTGCGGAGCTCGGGCTGACGGATCGCACGGAGATCCGCTCGGGGAAAGCGGCGAGCGTCTCCGGCCAGCTCGCTGCTCAGCACACCGCCGATCCTGCGGTGCCCTCCGCCGACCTCGTCTTCCTCGATCCGCCCTATGACGTCCCCACCGAGGCGCTCGAGCAGATGCTCATTACCCTGCACCCCGCACTGGCCGACGACGCGCTGATCGTCGTGGAGCGCTCCTCGCGCACCCGCCCGCTCGAATGGCCGCAGGGGTGGGCCGACGACGGCACCAAGCCCTATGGCGAGACCGTGCTGCAGTTCGGCGGCCCGGCCTGA
- a CDS encoding ATP-dependent DNA helicase RecG, translating to MARRQETARGSMPLKELLIRKESTAMASFGVRDLDTMMRFAPRRYVVPAPLRSLHEVSQGEEVSAVVSVVSVRDRAMRSRYGVILEVVVSDGIEEITLTFFLTKQHLVDWHRSRLPVGELIIVHGTVGYDHYRQALQITHPAYEPVEDTDEGRAWAQRPRPVYPLRQNIAQPTMRSAVEKGLEFAGSLSRPVPEEVISRRGLPPLEEAVRLVHVPLTVEDTRRGMGHLRFEEAFILQAVFAQRREQDERTPAPVLAAEGPLQGLFDARLPFTLTEGQREVGARIEERIGNGHPTSVLLQGDVGSGKTVVALRAMLRAVDSGHQAALLAPTEVLAEQHHRTLLTLLGDLARAGQLDGHEAATRVRLLTGSQRTAGRRETLLDVTSGQAGIVVGTHALLTESVEFASLGLVVIDEQHRFGVDHRRRLRTKGPAGQSPHVIVMTATPIPRTAALATVGDLDVLSLRESPGLRAGVTSFVVHEKLPAWRQRMWQRAAEEVAAGRQVFVVCARIDEDDAADDAPAPPEFDEHGTEKPPTLEPARGVTQTAQRLAGRPELAGARFGILHGRLTGEEKQEVMAQMVRGEIDVLVSTTVIEVGVDVPNASTMIVLDAERFGVSQLHQLRGRVGRGEHAGIAFFDTTAEVGAEHSQHLQRIADAVDGFALAELDLRRRGAGDLVGEEQSGLQRTLKHLDVMRDARAIEQAREDAFAVIAADPELADHPALAGAIADRLRDADPDVERS from the coding sequence CCAGGAGGCAGGAGACCGCGCGCGGCTCGATGCCGCTGAAGGAGCTGCTGATCCGCAAGGAGTCCACGGCGATGGCCTCCTTCGGCGTGCGCGACCTGGACACCATGATGCGCTTCGCCCCCCGGCGCTACGTGGTCCCCGCCCCGCTGCGCTCCCTGCACGAGGTGAGCCAGGGCGAGGAGGTCAGCGCCGTGGTCTCGGTGGTCTCCGTCCGCGACCGTGCCATGCGCAGCCGCTACGGAGTCATCCTCGAGGTCGTCGTCTCCGACGGCATCGAGGAGATCACGCTGACCTTCTTCCTCACCAAGCAGCATCTGGTCGACTGGCACCGCAGCAGGCTCCCGGTGGGCGAGCTCATCATCGTGCACGGCACCGTCGGCTACGACCATTACCGCCAGGCCCTGCAGATCACCCATCCGGCGTACGAACCGGTCGAGGACACCGACGAGGGCCGGGCGTGGGCCCAGCGGCCGCGGCCGGTCTATCCCCTGCGGCAGAACATCGCGCAGCCGACCATGCGCTCGGCCGTCGAGAAGGGGCTCGAGTTCGCCGGCTCCCTCAGCCGCCCCGTCCCCGAGGAGGTGATCTCCCGCCGCGGCCTGCCGCCCCTCGAGGAGGCTGTGCGCCTGGTCCACGTCCCGCTGACGGTCGAGGACACTCGCCGCGGCATGGGCCACCTCCGCTTCGAGGAGGCCTTCATCCTGCAGGCGGTCTTCGCCCAGCGCCGCGAGCAGGACGAGCGCACCCCCGCGCCCGTGCTCGCCGCCGAGGGGCCGCTGCAGGGGCTGTTCGATGCGCGTCTGCCCTTCACCCTCACCGAGGGCCAGCGCGAGGTCGGCGCACGGATCGAGGAGCGGATCGGCAACGGCCATCCCACCAGCGTGCTGCTGCAGGGCGACGTCGGCTCCGGCAAGACCGTCGTCGCGCTGCGCGCCATGCTCCGCGCCGTGGACTCCGGCCATCAGGCCGCGCTGCTCGCCCCCACCGAGGTGCTCGCCGAGCAGCACCATCGCACCCTGCTCACCCTGCTCGGCGATCTCGCACGGGCCGGGCAGCTCGACGGGCACGAGGCGGCGACCCGCGTGCGCCTGCTCACCGGGTCCCAGCGCACCGCCGGTCGCCGGGAGACGCTCCTGGACGTCACCTCGGGACAGGCCGGGATCGTGGTGGGCACCCATGCGCTGCTCACCGAATCCGTGGAGTTCGCCTCGCTGGGCCTGGTGGTGATCGACGAGCAGCACCGCTTCGGGGTCGATCACCGCCGGCGCCTGCGCACCAAGGGGCCGGCGGGGCAGAGCCCGCACGTCATCGTCATGACCGCGACCCCGATCCCGCGCACCGCGGCCCTGGCCACCGTCGGCGACCTCGATGTGCTCTCCTTGCGCGAGAGCCCCGGACTGCGTGCGGGGGTCACCAGCTTCGTGGTCCATGAGAAGCTCCCGGCATGGCGGCAGCGCATGTGGCAGCGCGCCGCGGAGGAGGTCGCAGCGGGTCGGCAGGTGTTCGTGGTCTGCGCCCGCATCGACGAGGATGATGCCGCAGACGACGCCCCCGCCCCGCCGGAGTTCGACGAGCACGGCACGGAGAAGCCGCCGACCCTCGAGCCGGCCCGCGGTGTCACCCAGACCGCGCAGCGCCTGGCCGGGCGCCCCGAGCTCGCCGGCGCCCGGTTCGGCATCCTCCATGGCCGCCTGACCGGCGAGGAGAAGCAGGAGGTGATGGCGCAGATGGTGCGCGGCGAGATCGACGTCCTGGTCTCCACCACGGTCATCGAGGTGGGCGTCGACGTGCCCAATGCCTCGACGATGATCGTGCTGGACGCGGAGCGCTTCGGCGTCTCCCAGCTCCACCAGCTCCGCGGCCGCGTGGGCCGCGGCGAGCATGCCGGCATCGCCTTCTTCGACACCACGGCGGAGGTCGGCGCGGAGCATTCCCAGCATCTCCAGCGCATCGCCGACGCGGTCGACGGCTTCGCACTCGCCGAGCTCGACCTGCGCCGCCGCGGCGCCGGCGATCTGGTGGGGGAGGAGCAGTCGGGCCTGCAGCGCACCCTCAAGCACCTGGACGTGATGCGCGATGCCCGCGCCATCGAGCAGGCGCGGGAGGATGCCTTCGCGGTCATCGCCGCCGACCCCGAGCTCGCCGACCATCCCGCTCTCGCAGGCGCCATCGCGGACCGCCTGCGGGATGCCGACCCCGACGTGGAGAGGAGCTGA